In Ferribacterium limneticum, a genomic segment contains:
- a CDS encoding nucleotide pyrophosphohydrolase, whose amino-acid sequence MSDFSALTAALLAFRDERDWQQFHTLRNLITSLNLEAAELLELTQWKSDAEVEALPADPQTAEALRDECADILLYLLLIADTAGIDLAAAARAKLAKNAEKYPVDKAYGSRAKYTELG is encoded by the coding sequence ATGAGCGATTTTTCGGCGTTGACCGCAGCATTGCTGGCATTTCGCGATGAACGCGACTGGCAGCAGTTTCACACGCTGCGCAATCTGATCACTTCCCTCAACCTCGAAGCGGCCGAGTTGCTGGAGCTGACCCAATGGAAAAGCGACGCCGAAGTCGAGGCGCTACCGGCCGATCCACAAACTGCCGAAGCCCTGCGCGACGAATGCGCCGATATCCTGCTTTACCTGCTGCTGATCGCCGATACGGCGGGCATCGATCTGGCCGCCGCGGCCCGCGCCAAACTGGCTAAAAACGCCGAAAAATACCCGGTCGACAAAGCCTATGGCTCGCGGGCCAAATACACCGAGCTAGGTTGA